The Candidatus Methylomirabilota bacterium genome includes a region encoding these proteins:
- a CDS encoding ABC transporter ATP-binding protein — protein MASDALVLDGIDAFYGDSHVLHGVSLRLPEGRLLGLLGRNGAGKSTSMNVTVGLLPPRRGVVAVYGRAVTGRAPEAIAAHGVALVPQGRRVFRSLTVRENLAVAARRPRGGLPMLWTLDSVYAIFPHLRQRHGQLAGSLSGGEQQMLAIGRALMSNPRVLLMDEPSEGLAPQIVAEVMATIRRLKAQGLSIVLVEQNPKLVFDVADDIVVLNSGRVVVQGSVAELRTSGVDLRQHLGIY, from the coding sequence TTGGCGAGTGACGCGCTCGTGCTCGACGGGATCGACGCCTTCTACGGCGACAGCCACGTGCTGCACGGCGTGTCGCTGCGTCTGCCGGAGGGCCGGCTGCTCGGCCTGCTCGGCCGCAACGGCGCCGGCAAGTCCACGTCCATGAACGTGACCGTCGGCCTCCTGCCCCCGCGGCGCGGCGTGGTCGCGGTCTACGGCCGCGCGGTCACGGGTCGCGCCCCCGAGGCCATCGCCGCGCACGGCGTCGCGCTCGTGCCGCAGGGGCGCCGGGTCTTCCGGAGCCTCACCGTGCGCGAGAACCTCGCGGTGGCCGCGCGCAGGCCGCGCGGCGGCCTGCCGATGCTGTGGACGCTCGACTCCGTCTACGCGATCTTCCCGCACCTCCGCCAGCGCCACGGGCAGCTCGCCGGCTCCCTCTCCGGCGGCGAGCAGCAGATGCTGGCGATCGGCCGCGCCCTGATGTCGAACCCGCGCGTGCTCCTGATGGACGAGCCGTCGGAGGGCCTGGCGCCGCAGATCGTCGCGGAGGTCATGGCGACCATCCGCCGCCTCAAGGCGCAGGGGCTCTCCATCGTGCTCGTCGAGCAGAACCCCAAGCTGGTGTTCGACGTCGCCGACGACATCGTCGTCCTCAACAGCGGCCGCGTCGTCGTCCAGGGATCCGTGGCGGAGCTCCGGACGAGCGGCGTGGACCTGCGCCA